Below is a genomic region from Virgibacillus dokdonensis.
TACGGTCATAACAGGTATAAGCGTAAACTTTAAAGCCACGTTTTGATGTCTTATTGTTGATTTTGCGACTTTTCTATTACGTATCCCACTTTTATGACCCAATACAACTCGAATAGCAAACCGTATTAGAAAAACTTGGCTTATTGCGAAATTTTTCTAACAGAAAGACGCTGTCGTTTTTCTTATACTATCAACCTTTAAACTTTTATTAGCGCAAAAAGACGTCTCAGGGACACTCACGCTATTCCCGAGACGTCATTTAACTTTCACGCTTCTAATTGCGCCACTATTTTGGCAGCGATCTTATGATAAGCTTGTCCAATTGGATGGTCTTGCTGATAAATGGATGGAGCAAATACATCCTCTTCTTCATAAGGTTGCTGCAACGGCAACTGGCCAAGTACTTTTGTTTTTAACACTTCTGCCAGCTTCTTGCCACCGCCTTGTCCAAACACGTACTCCTTCTCACCTGTAAGCTGACTTTCGAAATAAGCCATATTCTCAATGACACCTAGAATTTCATGCTCCGTTTTTAACGCCATTTGACCAGCACGAGCGGCAACAAACGCCGCTGTAGGATGAGGTGTTGTAACGACGACTTCCTTACAGGATGGAAGTAATTCATGGACGTCCATCGCGATATCGCCTGTTCCGGGTGGTAAATCAAGCAATAAATAATCAAGATCGCCCCATTCTACTTCCTTAAAGAAGCTGTTTAACATCTTTCCAAGCATCGGCCCACGCCAAATAATTGGTGAATTATCTTCTACAAAAAATCCCATAGAAATAACTTTTACACCAAAACGTTCCACTGGAATAATTTTTTCACCACGAACCTTTGGACGTTCCTCCACGCCCATCATATCGGGAACACTAAATCCATAAATATCGGCATCAATAATGCCTACTTTTTTCCCTAAACGCATGAGCGACATCGCTAAATTAACCGTTACCGTCGATTTACCAACACCGCCTTTTCCACTGGAAACAGCGATAAATTTCGTGCCGCTGTTACCACCCATCAATGTAGCTTCTTGCTCCTTTTCAGCGGCAGGTTGGTATTTCTTAATCACATCATCTGGTAATTGTTCAAATCGTAGACCAACCGTTGTCGCTCCGTTTTTCTTCAAAATCCCAACAATTTCTTGTTGCAGTTGCATCTGTTCAGCAGTGTTTGTTTTTGCGATAGCGACTTTTACACTTACATGTTTCTTTTCTTCTTTAATATTTACTTCCTTTACGCCTTCCGTTTCTTCTAGCGATATATGTAAAAAAGGATCTTTTACAGAGTTAAGCAGTTGAATTACTTCTTCTTTTGTTAGCATTGAATCACCATCCCTTTGTAAATGCATACATCGACAGTATAACATAAAACAGACGATCCTTCAGTTCATGGGCTTGTTCAATTATAACAAGTCCGTATGTACGAAAAAGTGGTGACTCTTATTCGTAATAAAAGTTAATCCTCCCCTTCCTCTGCCTTTATTTCCTCCGTAGCATACCGTAAAATTCCTTTATAAATACTCGCAGCTACTTTCTGTTGGTAATCCGTATCTTTTAATAATTCTCGCTCTTCAACGTTAGATAAAAAACCTATTTCTACAAGTGCACCAGGCGTCTCTGCGTACTTCAGTAAATAGACATTGTTAATGGCTAGAGCTGCACGATTGGTGTTTTCTAAATTACGAATAAACTCTGCCTGAATCATTTCTGCCAAATGCTTATTTTCATCCTTTTGGGGGTTATAAAATGTCTGCGCCCCTCTCCATTTAGTTGAAGGTAGTGCATTTAAGTGCAATGAAATAAATAAATCTGCTTCTTGTTCATTGATGAACGACAATCGATTTCGAATATCCTCTGATTTTCGTTTCGATAACCCTTTTACATTCTCAGAAGCAAGATCCCTATCTGTTTCTCGCGTTAAATACACGATTGCTCCCACTTGCTGTAAATACTTTTGCAACTTCTTAGAAACTTCTAGCGAAATATCCTTTTCCTGTGTATCATCCTTACCAACAGCTCCGCCATCAGGCCCTCCATGTCCCGGATCAATCACAATCGTCTTTCCAGATAAGGGTAAGGAAAAAGAAGATCCTACGTCAAGTGAAAGTTGATTTTTAATTGGTAGTTGAATAAGGTAACCTAATATAAAAACACCCACCAGCCATAATACGATTTTATACCATCGCTTCAAATACTCCCCCCCTTTTTTTCATTCCATTATGTAGCGTCTCCAACTCCCATTCAAAAGAAGAATAGACTCTACTAAGCCTCCCTATAGCTCTATAAGAAAACCAAGCAAAAAGAAAAAGATACTATGCCCATGCTTTTCAACCTTTATTAGTAAATAATTTATGTTATTCTAATCTATGAGACATGCCTTGCATTTATGCCTATGACTAGAAATATTATCTAGGGCTCGTTTACAATTCGATCTTTCGTGGTATATTAAAGAAATACATAAAGCGAAATATCAATGAGTGGCGATTTTCTTTCTACTGATTGTTAGGGGAAAGAAATACCGATTGACACGCTGTGATCTCCCACTTACTTAAACTTGTCCAACTCGGGATTCCAATTCTCGGCAAGAGCCCACAACAGCTTTTATATGAGAGAAATAGAAGAAAGGAGAGAATCATATGGATTGGTTAGGACTTGGAGTTACTATCTTGGGGGTTGCTTTCTTAATCCTTGCTATTCTATTAATGAAACCTTTATTCCACTTAGCAGGAGTGCTTCGTAGCCTACAGACAACAACAGATAAATTACCAGAACAAGTAGAAGAAATTACAAACCAAGCTACCGACACGATAAGCACTGGACATGAGACACTTCATGAACTGAATAAACAAGTGAAGGAGCTAACACCTATTTTCCATCTAGTTGGAGATGCTTCAAAAGCTGCTAAGGCTACTTCATCAACAGTAGTCGATGCTATCATGAAAGTACAAGGTTCATCAACAGAAGGAAACGGCTTTACCAAGAAGCATCATTTAGAAGGTATTTACGGCCTTGCTACGTTAACTTATTATGCGATAAAGCAAAGTAAACCACAACAAGCTAGCAACAATTCGAAATAGCATTACCCTTTCTTAGAGAAACTTAGCTATACCGCCAAATCTTTAAAGACAATCATTTACTTAGAACAAATTGATTGTCTTTTTTTGGGTCCTCTAAAACTTGACTTATTGACAAATTTTTTTGGCGAAAAACACCGTCGTTTCGCTTATACTATACATCAAAAAAGACAACTGCCATGAGGTTTTGTTGTACACTCATTCGTTGCCTTTCTTCTCTGTTTATTTGCTTATATATTTCCATATCGCATCAACTGCTGTTCTTGGGTTTTATTATTGTTTTTGTTGCTTACGATTTTTCATCCAAGAATACACCTTCCCAAACGAACTGGATAACCCTTTAGATTGCATTTCATCTGCGGTATTCTTAGACTTTTCATTGACAGATTCTGTAACTTTGACGAGAGAAGCGGAAAATTTGCGCGTCACGTTCCCCACATCTCCCACTACATAAAATAATGGGCTAAGCTGCTTCATCTTATCATTAATATCCTCTAAGGTATGATTACTTTCTTTAATTAATCCGGTTGTTTCTGTTACCATGGCATTCATCTGCTCAGGTACTTGTTCAACTGTTTTTTCCACGCCACGAAGAACACCTGCTAAATTATTTAGTGCATAAGATACAAATATAGCTGCGATAAAAAACGCAATACCGATTAATAAGACACCTATCTCTAATAACATTATTATCCCTCTTTTCTAGTTTGATCGTCAGACTCTCTCGTCATATATTCTTCTTTCCATTGCTTATATAAATAAGCAGCTACAGCTGTCCAACGTATCCCTTCCACATAAGGTTCAATATCTTCTTCTAACCGGTCTTTCTTCCATATTGGTTTTGTTTTTTGCACGGTTTGGTTCATATTTTGGACGGAACGCCCGACATTATCAGCCGTCGCAAATAATGAATCTGTCGCTTGCAATTTTTCCCCTATGTCATCCACCGTTACATGTGTTTGCTTTAATGTATGATGTAGCTCTGGAATAGTTTGTTGCATATCTGTTTCAACTTGTCCCAATGTACTCCCGGTCGTCTTTAATAACTTCGTAAAACGATGTAACACAATAACAATAAAAACGACTGTCAATGCAAATGCCACAGCTATCATTAATAATGTAAAATATAACACGTCTAACACGCACGAATCCCCCTTTCTTATAATGGATTATACCACTAGCAATATAGATTGAAACACAATATGTTTTTATGCTGTCAACAATCGAAGAACCTGGCTTGTCCCTATTTGTTCATGTCGTAGTTTCCCTTTATTAAAGAATTACTTTCTTATCCTGTTAAAAAGCTAGATTAGTTAGCGCTGATAAAGGGTATTGACAAATAAAGGAGAGCTTGTACCAGAAATACTTGGCTGATCGCTAAGTTTAGCGAAAGTTAACAGTTTTTCTTATACTATAAAGTAAAAAATCATATACTTTCCTATAGTGCAATAAACAACAACCTGGAGGAAAAGTAAATGTCTACGATTAAAAAATATAGTCAATTATTTCTAGAAAAATTTCAAACGGATCAAGTCCCATTATTAGCAGCAGCATTAGCCTATTATTTTCTTTTATCCATTGTTCCCCTTTTTTTAATAGGTTTTACGTTGATTCCCTACTTTCCAATTAGTGCCGAAGAAGCTGTTTCATTTACAAACCAATTGCTACCGAATGAACTTGCCATACTATTAGAAGAAAACATTGTAAGTATTGTCGAAGTACCAAGGGGCGGCCTGCTAACACTAGGGATCATCGGTGCCTTATGGTCCTCATCTGCTGCGATGAATGCTTTTATTAAAGCGACCAATGCAGCTTACGAAGTTGAAGAAACACGGAATATGCTCATTGTTCGCCTTACCGCTCTAATTTTGACGCTAAATATGATTTTCGCTTTTATTATCGCCATTACGCTGCCATTATTTGGTGATCTTATTCTACAATTTATTACCTCTTTTGTCGGACTAACTTCTGCCATGAGTTTATTATTTCAAGTTTTACGGTGGCTATTGAGCATAACTGTTTTAACAGGTTTTTTGCTTCTTTTATACCGTTTTGCTCCGAATAAGCGCCTCCCTTTGAAACATATTCTACCTGGAGCAATAACAGCTAGTGTTCTTTGGCAACTGATATCATTCGGATTCTCTTTCTATATTAGCAATTTTAGTAACTACTCTGCAACTTATGGTAGTCTTGGTGGTATTATTATTTTACTCATCTGGTTTTACTTAACAGGCATGATCTTTTTGAGTGGTGCCATTATTAACGTTCTATATAACGACAAACGATCTAAAGGGGTGGAAAACGAACAGCAAGTATCCTAAGACAAGACTTTCCATAACCATATGAAAACTTTAAATAGCAAGAGCTAGTCTTTTGTTCATGCTAACTAGCTCTATCTATTTATAATCCCCGATATGAAAAATTCCAACCAATTCGTACCTTTGGGCGAAACGGTAGGCTTAAGACCAGCCCCCCATTTTAAAGGCGTTATAAACGATGCATTTGAACGAAATGGTTTTCCTGGTTGCAGAGCGACTTTATCTCCTACCTGTAAATCAGAGATTATTTCCACACGGGAGTCTTCTTTTAATCCAGTACTTATTTTTTGACGTAATAGAGTGCCCATTTCTGTCATTTTCCACACGTGTTGTTGAAAAATGGCATCTTCCATCAATACAGTGGCTCCTTCTGAAGTCTCCGTTATAATATCTATATCCACATGGTACCCTGGTAATAAATTTTGTTCTGTATGACGTTGAAGGGATAAATTGCCTTCTGATTGCCCATCTTCCCGCTCGTCATCATTTTCTACCGCTTCCCCTTGTTCCTCATTGAATTCGTTTAGTTTAATGATAATCGGATAAAGGCTGGATGTTGTTGCAGTAGCTTTTTCCTTGGGCATCTCTCCCACCTTAGTGACGGTTCCCGTTAGAGATTCTTTTAACTCTGTTACCTCTAGGTTTGCAAAAAGATCTGTTTTCACATCTACTCTTTCTGATTCCGTCAATTCGCCTTCTACATGAAGCTCTGTACTAGAAACTGTAATAATGGGATCTGTTAGTTGTTTTGAAAGTTGCGTTATGGTCCCTTCATACGGACTATCGACGGTAATAGTGTCCCCAGTTTCTTGCAGTTCTGTTATTTGACTATCCACACTTTTTAAAGCGATTTGCTTCTCGGCTACTTCTGTTTCTTTTTCCAATAAAAATTGTTGCTTCATTAATCTAGCTTGAACAGGGTCTTGCGGAATGGTAATTGTCAACTCTTCTTCCGTCCATTCTAATCCCGCACTCTCAGTATTTATATCCGGTATTTGCAACGAGGACATTTGCGAGATGACTTTTTCAATAGATGCTATTTCTTCTTCTAACTGCATTTTTTTCTCGAGCAACTCCGCCATCACCGCTTGATAATGGCCAACTTTATAAGTGAATAGCGCATCACCAGCCTTCACCACATCTCCTTCTTTTACTTTAAAAGCCTCGAAACTTCCTGTCGTCGAATCAAAATAAATGGGCTTTTCCTCGGCAGATGTTAATACTCCTGTAGTATGTAGCTTTTTTTCCAAATCAGCTTGAGAAGCATCTGCCCACTCTGAAACATACGCTATACGATCTACCTTCTCCTCATCATCTGTATAAACTAATAAAACATTCGCACCGATGAACAAAGTTGCACCAATTAATTGTAATCGCTTTCTTAACGTTGACATTAATGAAACCACCTATTTAGTAAGTATTGGTCAGCAAATACGAGCACAGAAGCCATCGACCAGAAAAACACATGCAAGCCAATCACCATAAACCATAACCAAAGCTTTCTCATGTCAGTGAAAAACCGTAAATATTTTACTTGAAAGCCGATTATCCAAACTTGGAATAACGAAATCATTCCAAAAAAATAAATCAAATACTCCTGTTCGGTAATATAAGAAGCAATAATACCTAACGACAATGGGGAAAGATACCAATCTAATCCATTCCAAACAGCAAGTGGAATCCATGTTAATCGTTCTATTAGCATGGCAACTAAAACGACTTGCTGCATAATCACTATTTTACGATAAGGTATTCCTGTAACTGCATAATAAAGTAAGGATGGTACAAATAAAATAAATCCAGCAAGTAAAGCAGCATATCCCATTCTTCCAACCATAAACCAAAACTTCTGTTGCTCATATTCCAACGGCGTCACTTTTAGCATATTTGCTGAAAGGATATCCGTTCCCAAGCCTAAATATGCCATGAATCCATATATAAGAACGCTACAAAAAAATAATAGGAAAAGACCACGCCAGAAGTTTCGAATTCTTTCCGCATGTTTAATATGCTCGAAGTGATCTTCCATCGAAAAGAAAAATTTAAACACATTGTTCTGATAAGACATTTTCCACAACCCTTCTTTTAGAAAAACGTGGCTTTTCGCCAAATTTATTAAGTGATAGTTTTCTTATACTATAAACCAAAAATTTTTTATACTTTCTTTTCTATAGTGTTAGGAAAAT
It encodes:
- a CDS encoding efflux RND transporter periplasmic adaptor subunit, whose amino-acid sequence is MSTLRKRLQLIGATLFIGANVLLVYTDDEEKVDRIAYVSEWADASQADLEKKLHTTGVLTSAEEKPIYFDSTTGSFEAFKVKEGDVVKAGDALFTYKVGHYQAVMAELLEKKMQLEEEIASIEKVISQMSSLQIPDINTESAGLEWTEEELTITIPQDPVQARLMKQQFLLEKETEVAEKQIALKSVDSQITELQETGDTITVDSPYEGTITQLSKQLTDPIITVSSTELHVEGELTESERVDVKTDLFANLEVTELKESLTGTVTKVGEMPKEKATATTSSLYPIIIKLNEFNEEQGEAVENDDEREDGQSEGNLSLQRHTEQNLLPGYHVDIDIITETSEGATVLMEDAIFQQHVWKMTEMGTLLRQKISTGLKEDSRVEIISDLQVGDKVALQPGKPFRSNASFITPLKWGAGLKPTVSPKGTNWLEFFISGIINR
- a CDS encoding YihY/virulence factor BrkB family protein, whose product is MSTIKKYSQLFLEKFQTDQVPLLAAALAYYFLLSIVPLFLIGFTLIPYFPISAEEAVSFTNQLLPNELAILLEENIVSIVEVPRGGLLTLGIIGALWSSSAAMNAFIKATNAAYEVEETRNMLIVRLTALILTLNMIFAFIIAITLPLFGDLILQFITSFVGLTSAMSLLFQVLRWLLSITVLTGFLLLLYRFAPNKRLPLKHILPGAITASVLWQLISFGFSFYISNFSNYSATYGSLGGIIILLIWFYLTGMIFLSGAIINVLYNDKRSKGVENEQQVS
- a CDS encoding DUF948 domain-containing protein, with the protein product MLDVLYFTLLMIAVAFALTVVFIVIVLHRFTKLLKTTGSTLGQVETDMQQTIPELHHTLKQTHVTVDDIGEKLQATDSLFATADNVGRSVQNMNQTVQKTKPIWKKDRLEEDIEPYVEGIRWTAVAAYLYKQWKEEYMTRESDDQTRKEG
- the cwlD gene encoding N-acetylmuramoyl-L-alanine amidase CwlD, with amino-acid sequence MKRWYKIVLWLVGVFILGYLIQLPIKNQLSLDVGSSFSLPLSGKTIVIDPGHGGPDGGAVGKDDTQEKDISLEVSKKLQKYLQQVGAIVYLTRETDRDLASENVKGLSKRKSEDIRNRLSFINEQEADLFISLHLNALPSTKWRGAQTFYNPQKDENKHLAEMIQAEFIRNLENTNRAALAINNVYLLKYAETPGALVEIGFLSNVEERELLKDTDYQQKVAASIYKGILRYATEEIKAEEGED
- a CDS encoding DUF948 domain-containing protein, translated to MDWLGLGVTILGVAFLILAILLMKPLFHLAGVLRSLQTTTDKLPEQVEEITNQATDTISTGHETLHELNKQVKELTPIFHLVGDASKAAKATSSTVVDAIMKVQGSSTEGNGFTKKHHLEGIYGLATLTYYAIKQSKPQQASNNSK
- a CDS encoding DUF948 domain-containing protein, with product MLLEIGVLLIGIAFFIAAIFVSYALNNLAGVLRGVEKTVEQVPEQMNAMVTETTGLIKESNHTLEDINDKMKQLSPLFYVVGDVGNVTRKFSASLVKVTESVNEKSKNTADEMQSKGLSSSFGKVYSWMKNRKQQKQ
- a CDS encoding Mrp/NBP35 family ATP-binding protein, which gives rise to MLTKEEVIQLLNSVKDPFLHISLEETEGVKEVNIKEEKKHVSVKVAIAKTNTAEQMQLQQEIVGILKKNGATTVGLRFEQLPDDVIKKYQPAAEKEQEATLMGGNSGTKFIAVSSGKGGVGKSTVTVNLAMSLMRLGKKVGIIDADIYGFSVPDMMGVEERPKVRGEKIIPVERFGVKVISMGFFVEDNSPIIWRGPMLGKMLNSFFKEVEWGDLDYLLLDLPPGTGDIAMDVHELLPSCKEVVVTTPHPTAAFVAARAGQMALKTEHEILGVIENMAYFESQLTGEKEYVFGQGGGKKLAEVLKTKVLGQLPLQQPYEEEDVFAPSIYQQDHPIGQAYHKIAAKIVAQLEA